In one Pseudomonas sp. SCA2728.1_7 genomic region, the following are encoded:
- a CDS encoding DHA2 family efflux MFS transporter permease subunit → MSNNASFTPPSLLLSTIGLSLATFMQVLDTTIANVALPTISGNLGVSSEQGTWVITSFAVSNAIALPLTGWLSRRFGEVKLFLWATILFVLASFLCGISTSMPELIGFRVLQGLVAGPLYPMTQTLLIAVYPPARRGMALALLAMVTVVAPIAGPILGGWITDSYSWPWIFFINVPIGIFAVMVVRSQLAKRPVETSRQPMDYVGLITLIIGVGALQVILDKGNDLDWFESNFIIIGAAISVIALAVFVIWEMTDQHPVVNLRLFAYRNFRIGTLVLVLGYAGFFGINLILPQWLQTQMGYTATWAGLAVAPIGILPVLLSPFVGKYANKFDLRLLAGLAFLAIGLSCFMRAGFTNEVDFQHIALVQLFMGIGVALFFMPTLSILMSDLPPSQIADGAGLATFLRTLGGSFAASLTTWIWIRRADQHHAYMSESISTFEPATRETLNHLGGASQSAYAQMDQILTSQAYMLSTVDYFTLLGWGFMGLILIVWLAKPPFAAKAGPAASGH, encoded by the coding sequence ATGAGCAATAACGCCTCTTTCACGCCGCCCAGCCTGTTGCTCAGCACCATTGGCCTGTCGCTGGCGACGTTCATGCAAGTGCTCGACACCACCATTGCCAACGTGGCGTTGCCGACCATATCCGGCAACCTCGGGGTGAGTTCGGAGCAGGGCACCTGGGTGATCACCTCGTTCGCCGTGAGCAACGCGATTGCGCTGCCGCTGACCGGTTGGCTCAGCCGCCGTTTCGGCGAGGTGAAGCTGTTTCTCTGGGCCACCATTCTGTTTGTGCTGGCCTCGTTTCTCTGCGGTATCTCCACGTCGATGCCGGAACTGATCGGCTTCCGCGTCTTGCAAGGCCTGGTCGCCGGGCCGCTGTACCCGATGACACAAACCCTGTTGATCGCGGTTTATCCGCCCGCGAGGCGCGGCATGGCTCTGGCGTTACTGGCGATGGTCACGGTGGTTGCGCCGATTGCCGGGCCGATTCTTGGTGGCTGGATTACTGACAGCTACAGCTGGCCGTGGATCTTCTTTATCAACGTGCCGATCGGCATCTTTGCGGTGATGGTGGTGCGCTCGCAACTGGCCAAACGTCCGGTGGAAACCAGCCGTCAGCCGATGGATTACGTCGGTCTGATCACGCTGATCATTGGAGTCGGCGCGTTGCAGGTGATCCTCGATAAGGGCAATGACCTGGATTGGTTCGAGTCGAACTTCATCATCATCGGCGCGGCGATTTCGGTGATCGCGCTGGCGGTGTTCGTTATCTGGGAAATGACCGACCAGCATCCGGTGGTGAATCTGCGGCTATTCGCGTACCGCAACTTCCGCATCGGCACGCTGGTGTTGGTGCTGGGTTACGCCGGGTTCTTCGGTATCAACCTGATCTTGCCGCAATGGTTGCAGACGCAGATGGGCTACACCGCGACCTGGGCCGGTCTGGCCGTGGCGCCGATCGGCATTCTGCCGGTGCTGCTGTCGCCGTTTGTCGGCAAGTACGCGAACAAGTTCGACCTGCGGTTACTGGCCGGGCTGGCGTTTCTGGCGATTGGCTTGAGCTGCTTCATGCGCGCCGGATTCACCAATGAGGTCGACTTCCAGCACATCGCGCTGGTGCAGTTGTTCATGGGCATTGGTGTGGCGCTGTTCTTTATGCCGACCTTGAGCATTCTGATGTCGGACCTGCCGCCGAGTCAGATTGCCGACGGTGCCGGTCTGGCGACTTTCCTGCGGACGTTGGGCGGTAGCTTTGCGGCGTCGCTGACCACCTGGATCTGGATTCGCCGGGCGGATCAGCATCATGCGTATATGAGTGAGAGCATCAGTACCTTTGAGCCGGCGACTCGCGAGACCTTGAATCATTTGGGTGGGGCGAGCCAATCGGCTTATGCGCAGATGGATCAGATTTTGACGAGCCAGGCGTACATGCTCTCCACCGTGGATTACTTCACGTTGTTGGGCTGGGGGTTTATGGGGTTGATTCTGATTGTGTGGCTGGCTAAGCCACCGTTTGCCGCGAAGGCAGGGCCTGCTGCTTCCGGGCACTGA
- a CDS encoding peptidylprolyl isomerase, with protein sequence MTQVKLTTNHGDIVIELNAEKAPITVANFIEYVNAGHYENTVFHRVIGNFMIQGGGFEPGMKEKKDKRPSIQNEADNGLSNEKYTVAMARTMEPHSASAQFFINVADNTFLNHSGKNVQGWGYAVFGKVTAGTDVVDKIKGVSTTSKSGHQDVPADDVIIEKAEIIEA encoded by the coding sequence ATGACTCAAGTTAAATTGACCACCAATCATGGCGACATCGTCATCGAACTGAACGCTGAAAAGGCGCCGATCACCGTCGCCAACTTCATCGAGTACGTCAACGCCGGTCACTACGAAAACACCGTTTTCCACCGCGTCATCGGTAACTTCATGATCCAGGGCGGCGGTTTCGAGCCAGGCATGAAGGAAAAGAAAGACAAGCGTCCAAGCATCCAGAACGAAGCTGACAACGGTCTTTCCAACGAGAAATACACCGTTGCCATGGCCCGCACCATGGAGCCGCATTCGGCGTCCGCGCAGTTCTTCATCAACGTTGCCGACAACACTTTCCTCAACCACAGCGGCAAGAACGTGCAAGGCTGGGGCTACGCAGTATTCGGTAAAGTGACCGCTGGCACCGACGTTGTCGACAAGATCAAAGGTGTGTCGACCACTTCCAAGTCCGGCCACCAGGACGTACCAGCAGACGACGTGATCATCGAGAAAGCCGAGATCATCGAAGCGTGA
- a CDS encoding glutamine--tRNA ligase/YqeY domain fusion protein → MSKPTVDPTSNAKSGPAVPVNFLRPIIQADLDSGKHTQIVTRFPPEPNGYLHIGHAKSICVNFGLAQEFGGVTHLRFDDTNPAKEDQEYIDAIESDVKWLGFEWSGEVRYASQYFDQLHDWAVELIKAGKAYVDDLTPEQAKEYRGSLTEPGKNSPFRDRSIEENLDWFARMRAGEFADGARVLRAKIDMASPNMNLRDPIMYRIRHAHHHQTGDKWCIYPNYDFTHGQSDAIEGITHSICTLEFESHRPLYEWFLDALPVPAHPRQYEFSRLNLNYTITSKRKLKQLVDEKHVNGWDDPRMSTLSGFRRRGYTPKSIRNFCEMIGTNRSDGVVDFGMLEFSIRDDLDHTAPRAMCVLRPLKVVITNYPEGQVENLELPRHPKEDMGLRALPFAREIYIDRDDFMEEPPKGYKRLEPAGEVRLRGSYVIRADEAIKDADGNIVELRCSYDPETLGKNPEGRKVKGVIHWVPAAASVECEVRLYDRLFRSANPEKAEDSASFLDNINPDSLQVLTGCRAEPSLGNAQPEDRFQFEREGYFVADLKDSKPGQPVFNRTVTLRDSWGQ, encoded by the coding sequence ATGAGCAAGCCCACTGTCGACCCTACCTCGAATGCCAAGTCCGGCCCTGCCGTGCCGGTCAATTTCCTGCGGCCGATCATCCAGGCAGACCTGGACTCGGGCAAGCACACCCAGATCGTCACCCGTTTCCCGCCTGAGCCCAACGGCTACCTGCACATCGGCCACGCCAAGTCGATCTGCGTGAACTTCGGCCTGGCCCAGGAGTTCGGCGGCGTCACGCACTTGCGTTTCGACGACACCAACCCGGCCAAGGAAGACCAGGAATACATCGACGCGATCGAAAGCGACGTCAAATGGCTGGGCTTCGAATGGTCCGGCGAAGTGCGCTACGCCTCGCAGTATTTCGACCAGTTGCACGACTGGGCCGTCGAGCTGATCAAGGCCGGTAAGGCCTACGTCGACGACCTGACCCCGGAGCAGGCCAAGGAATACCGTGGCAGCCTGACCGAGCCGGGCAAGAACAGCCCGTTCCGCGACCGTTCCATTGAAGAGAACCTTGACTGGTTTGCGCGCATGCGCGCCGGTGAGTTCGCCGATGGCGCCCGCGTGCTGCGTGCCAAAATCGACATGGCTTCGCCGAACATGAACCTGCGCGACCCGATCATGTATCGCATCCGCCACGCCCATCACCACCAGACCGGCGACAAGTGGTGCATCTACCCGAACTACGACTTCACCCACGGTCAGTCGGACGCCATCGAAGGCATCACCCACTCGATCTGCACCCTCGAGTTCGAAAGCCATCGTCCGCTGTACGAGTGGTTCCTCGACGCGTTGCCAGTGCCGGCGCACCCGCGTCAGTACGAGTTCAGCCGTCTGAACCTCAACTACACCATCACCAGCAAGCGCAAGCTCAAGCAACTGGTCGATGAAAAGCACGTCAATGGCTGGGACGATCCGCGCATGTCCACGCTGTCGGGCTTCCGCCGCCGTGGCTACACGCCGAAATCGATCCGCAACTTCTGCGAAATGATCGGCACCAACCGTTCCGACGGCGTGGTCGACTTCGGCATGCTCGAATTCAGCATCCGTGACGACCTCGACCACACCGCGCCGCGTGCCATGTGCGTGCTGCGTCCGCTGAAAGTCGTGATCACCAACTACCCGGAAGGCCAGGTCGAGAACCTCGAACTGCCGCGCCACCCGAAAGAAGACATGGGCCTGCGCGCACTGCCATTCGCTCGGGAAATCTACATCGACCGTGACGACTTCATGGAAGAGCCGCCAAAGGGCTACAAGCGCCTGGAGCCGGCCGGTGAAGTGCGTCTGCGCGGCAGCTACGTGATCCGTGCCGACGAAGCAATCAAGGACGCCGATGGCAACATCGTCGAACTGCGTTGCTCGTACGATCCGGAAACCCTCGGCAAGAACCCGGAAGGCCGCAAGGTCAAAGGCGTGATCCACTGGGTGCCGGCTGCCGCCAGCGTCGAGTGCGAAGTGCGTCTGTACGATCGTCTGTTCCGTTCGGCCAACCCTGAGAAGGCCGAAGACAGCGCGAGTTTCCTCGACAACATCAACCCTGATTCGCTGCAGGTACTCACCGGTTGTCGTGCTGAGCCATCGCTTGGCAATGCACAGCCGGAAGACCGTTTCCAGTTCGAGCGCGAAGGTTACTTCGTTGCGGATTTGAAGGACTCGAAACCAGGTCAGCCGGTATTCAACCGTACCGTGACCCTGCGTGATTCGTGGGGCCAGTGA
- a CDS encoding MarR family transcriptional regulator, which produces MKHFTPDEFKHCHLGLLLGRAALLKDRIIDTHMEPHGITAAQFKVLIIMAQFGVDTPAELCRHLSLDSGSMTRMLDRLEQKDFLARQRSEGDRRQVQLKLTEQGQQLADRLPHIGADAMNELAGAVTPDELKTLEYILKKILLAAGDPITIQRLGEHNER; this is translated from the coding sequence ATGAAGCATTTCACCCCGGACGAATTCAAACACTGCCATCTCGGTTTGTTGCTTGGCCGTGCTGCGCTGCTCAAGGACCGGATCATCGACACCCACATGGAACCCCACGGCATCACCGCCGCGCAGTTCAAGGTGTTGATCATCATGGCCCAGTTCGGCGTCGATACCCCGGCCGAGCTGTGCCGGCACCTGTCGCTCGACAGCGGTTCGATGACGCGCATGCTCGATCGTCTGGAGCAGAAAGACTTTCTGGCTCGCCAGCGCAGCGAAGGCGATCGCCGTCAGGTGCAACTCAAGCTGACCGAGCAAGGCCAGCAACTGGCCGATCGCCTGCCGCACATCGGCGCCGATGCGATGAATGAACTGGCCGGCGCCGTCACTCCGGACGAGTTGAAGACCCTGGAATACATCCTCAAGAAAATCCTGCTGGCAGCCGGTGACCCGATCACCATCCAGCGCTTAGGTGAACACAATGAGCGGTAA
- a CDS encoding HlyD family efflux transporter periplasmic adaptor subunit — protein sequence MATAENTQAQGNTPDTGNPRKRKVMLLVLAVVVALACAGVWAYHEFIGRFNESTDDAYVNGNVVEITPLVTGTVVSIGADDGDLVHEGQVLINFDPNDAEVGLQSAQAKLARTVRQVRGLYSNVDGMKAQVNAQQAEVQKAQDNYNRRKNLAQGGAISQEELSHARDDLTSAQNALANAKQQLKTTSALVDDTVVSSHPDVMSAAADLRQAYLTNARSTLIAPVTGYVAKRTVQLGQRVQPGTALMAVIPLDQLWIDANFKETQLRDMRIGQPVDIESDIYGSDVKYSGTVDSLGAGTGSAFALLPAQNATGNWIKIVQRVPVRIHINAEELAKHPLRVGLSTNVEVNLHDQSGPVLAQQPPQKASFSTSVYDRQLAEADAMIAQLIHDNSAAVSKTAQR from the coding sequence ATGGCCACTGCCGAAAACACCCAAGCTCAAGGCAACACCCCGGACACCGGCAACCCGCGCAAGCGCAAAGTCATGCTGTTGGTGCTGGCCGTTGTGGTTGCACTCGCCTGCGCCGGCGTCTGGGCGTATCACGAGTTCATCGGGCGCTTCAACGAAAGCACCGACGACGCCTACGTCAACGGTAACGTTGTCGAAATCACCCCGCTGGTGACCGGCACCGTGGTCAGCATTGGCGCTGACGATGGTGATCTGGTTCACGAAGGTCAGGTGCTGATCAACTTCGACCCGAACGACGCTGAAGTCGGCCTGCAAAGTGCGCAGGCGAAACTGGCGCGCACCGTGCGTCAGGTGCGTGGCTTGTACAGCAACGTTGATGGCATGAAAGCCCAGGTCAACGCGCAACAGGCCGAAGTGCAGAAAGCCCAGGACAACTACAACCGGCGGAAAAACCTCGCGCAGGGCGGGGCGATTTCCCAGGAAGAACTGTCCCACGCTCGTGACGACCTGACCTCGGCGCAAAACGCCCTGGCCAACGCCAAGCAGCAGCTGAAAACCACCAGCGCGCTGGTCGATGACACCGTGGTCTCGTCGCATCCGGACGTGATGTCGGCCGCTGCCGATCTGCGTCAGGCTTACCTGACCAATGCTCGTAGCACTTTGATCGCGCCGGTCACCGGTTACGTCGCCAAGCGCACCGTACAACTCGGCCAGCGTGTGCAGCCGGGCACGGCGTTGATGGCGGTGATTCCGCTGGATCAACTGTGGATCGACGCCAACTTCAAGGAAACCCAACTGCGTGACATGCGCATCGGTCAGCCGGTCGATATCGAATCCGATATCTACGGCAGCGACGTGAAATACAGCGGCACCGTCGACAGCCTCGGCGCCGGTACGGGTAGCGCGTTTGCCTTGCTGCCAGCGCAGAACGCCACCGGTAACTGGATCAAGATCGTTCAGCGTGTGCCGGTGCGCATTCACATCAACGCCGAAGAACTGGCCAAGCATCCGCTGCGTGTTGGTTTGTCGACCAATGTTGAAGTGAACCTGCACGACCAGAGCGGCCCGGTGCTCGCACAGCAGCCACCGCAGAAAGCGTCGTTCAGCACCAGCGTCTACGACCGTCAACTGGCCGAAGCCGACGCGATGATTGCGCAGCTGATCCACGACAACAGCGCTGCGGTCAGCAAAACCGCGCAACGCTGA
- a CDS encoding translocation/assembly module TamB domain-containing protein, which yields MKRGLKITALALLALLLLVVLSVTVVLGTAAGSRWVLGLVPGLTVENFHGRLGGQWSADHLLWQQDSSRVELNQAIFAWSPLCLTRMTLCIEQLKADQVILQFPPSEETTESGPIKLPDLQLPVAIELGDVQVGSLLFNGSEQLKGLQLAAHWTAQGMQIESIKLQRDDLSLNLSGTLEPSGNWPLNIAGDLTLPSPGTGPWTLALKIDGDLLKTLNLHADSRGYLDGQLSGELQPLAENLPAKVRITSDAFKPSADLPDTLQLNQLLLTGEGDLKNGYQLNGNATLPADKGPVALLLKGKVDASGAQIAGLDLTANDKQSLKLTGSVDWSKGLSAQANINWQDFPWHRLYNEIDEPEVALRTFTGEVSYTDGQYLGNFAAALDGPAGAFTLSSPFSGSLKQIALPQLKMEAGQGKAEGHVNVQFADGIAWDTALELSALNPAYWVAELPGTLAGPLKSQGEMKNERLSLTADLDLKGKLRGQPAILQAKADGAGEQWNLNALQIRLGDNSISGKGSLQQKLTGQIDIKLSRLAQLWPQLRGQINGQVNVAGTLKAPQGKLDLQGSQLAFQDNRLQSLNLDATLDSAQRAKIDLKGSGIQAGDTNLGVLTASAQGDIKNQKLNLDLIGPKLKLALGLDGNLDKGNWRGRLASGDIQAGGQDWKLQSPAKLERLADGKINFGAHCWMSGDASLCGEDQRLMPEPKLRYHLKQFPIESLAQWLPKDFAWKGKLNADLQLDLPASGPNGVVSIDASGGTLRMKEKEQWLDFPYQTLKLTSKLTPKRVDTELNFVGGKLGELMVQAQLNPRPKNKPLSGSFRLSGLDLSVARPFVPMVEKLTGRLNGSGTISGGLLAPLVNGTVQLSDGEVSGAELPMELQNLQLTALIAGESVRLDGGWKSGKSGQGSLNGNVAWGQALVVDLALKGTQLPVTVEPYAKLEVAPDLKVSMAGDELAIAGKVQVPRGEITVRELPPSTVKVSDDTIIVGAQTEEGKPPMAMKMDIDVVVGEDKLAFAGFGLTANVQGHVHIGDNMDTRGELWLNDGRYSAYGQRLQVRRARLLFAGPLDQPYLDIEAIRQTDDVIAGIRLSGSAEQPTTQIFSEPAMSQEQALSYLVLGRPLSTNGEDNNMLAQAALGLGLMGSSGVTSSLAKDLGIQDFQLDTAGSGDATSVVASGNITEKLSLRYGVGVFEPASTIALRYKLSKKVYVEAASGVASSLDIFYKRDF from the coding sequence GTGAAGCGTGGTTTGAAAATTACGGCGCTGGCGTTGTTGGCGCTGCTGTTGTTGGTTGTATTGAGTGTCACCGTCGTACTCGGCACGGCGGCCGGCAGCCGCTGGGTGCTGGGCCTCGTGCCGGGCCTGACGGTAGAAAATTTCCATGGTCGCCTCGGCGGGCAGTGGAGCGCCGATCATCTGCTGTGGCAGCAAGACAGCAGCCGCGTCGAGCTGAACCAGGCGATCTTCGCTTGGTCGCCGCTGTGCCTGACGCGCATGACCTTGTGCATCGAACAGCTCAAGGCTGATCAGGTCATTCTGCAATTTCCGCCGAGCGAAGAGACGACCGAGAGCGGTCCGATCAAACTGCCGGATCTGCAATTGCCGGTGGCCATCGAACTGGGCGACGTGCAGGTCGGCAGCCTGCTGTTCAACGGCAGCGAACAGCTCAAAGGCTTGCAACTGGCGGCGCACTGGACCGCTCAGGGCATGCAGATTGAAAGCATCAAATTGCAGCGTGATGACCTCAGCCTGAACCTGTCCGGCACACTTGAACCGAGCGGCAACTGGCCGTTGAACATCGCCGGTGACCTGACCCTCCCATCCCCGGGCACTGGGCCGTGGACGCTGGCGTTGAAGATTGACGGCGACCTGTTGAAAACCCTCAACCTGCATGCCGACAGCCGTGGTTACCTTGACGGCCAGTTGAGCGGCGAGTTGCAGCCACTGGCGGAAAACCTCCCGGCCAAGGTGCGCATCACTAGCGACGCGTTCAAGCCAAGCGCCGATTTGCCGGACACCCTGCAACTCAATCAATTGCTGTTGACGGGTGAAGGCGACCTGAAAAACGGTTACCAGCTCAACGGCAACGCCACGCTGCCCGCCGACAAAGGCCCAGTGGCGCTGCTGCTCAAAGGCAAAGTCGACGCCAGCGGCGCGCAGATCGCCGGCCTTGATCTGACAGCCAACGACAAACAAAGCCTGAAACTCACCGGTAGCGTCGACTGGAGTAAAGGCCTCAGCGCCCAAGCCAACATCAACTGGCAGGACTTTCCGTGGCATCGGCTCTACAACGAAATCGACGAACCTGAGGTCGCTTTGCGCACCTTCACGGGCGAAGTCTCCTACACCGATGGTCAATACCTCGGCAACTTCGCCGCCGCTCTGGATGGTCCGGCCGGCGCGTTTACCCTGAGCAGTCCGTTCAGCGGCAGCCTGAAACAGATCGCCTTGCCGCAACTGAAAATGGAAGCCGGGCAGGGCAAGGCTGAAGGCCATGTGAATGTGCAGTTCGCCGACGGTATCGCCTGGGACACCGCGCTGGAGCTGTCGGCGCTCAACCCGGCGTACTGGGTCGCCGAATTGCCGGGCACGTTAGCTGGACCGCTGAAAAGCCAAGGCGAAATGAAAAACGAACGCCTGAGCCTCACCGCCGACCTCGACTTGAAAGGCAAATTGCGTGGGCAACCGGCGATCCTCCAGGCCAAGGCTGATGGCGCTGGCGAACAGTGGAATCTGAATGCCCTGCAAATCCGTCTCGGCGATAACAGCATCAGCGGCAAGGGCAGTCTGCAACAGAAACTCACCGGGCAGATTGATATCAAGCTGTCGCGTCTGGCTCAGCTCTGGCCGCAACTGCGCGGGCAGATCAACGGGCAGGTCAATGTCGCCGGCACGTTGAAAGCACCGCAGGGCAAACTCGACCTGCAAGGTTCGCAACTGGCCTTCCAGGACAATCGCCTGCAAAGCCTCAACCTCGACGCCACCCTCGACAGTGCGCAGCGGGCAAAGATCGATCTGAAAGGCAGCGGCATTCAGGCCGGCGACACCAATCTGGGTGTGTTGACCGCCAGCGCCCAAGGCGACATCAAGAACCAGAAACTCAACCTCGACCTGATCGGGCCGAAGCTGAAACTAGCCCTCGGTCTGGATGGCAATCTGGACAAGGGCAACTGGCGTGGTCGTCTGGCCAGTGGCGATATTCAGGCGGGTGGCCAGGATTGGAAACTGCAAAGCCCGGCCAAGCTCGAACGTCTGGCAGACGGCAAAATCAACTTTGGCGCTCATTGCTGGATGTCCGGCGACGCCAGCCTGTGCGGTGAAGATCAGCGCCTGATGCCGGAGCCGAAACTGCGCTACCACCTCAAGCAGTTCCCGATCGAAAGCCTCGCGCAATGGCTGCCAAAAGATTTCGCCTGGAAGGGTAAGCTCAATGCCGATCTGCAACTGGATCTGCCGGCCAGCGGCCCGAACGGCGTGGTCAGCATCGACGCCAGTGGCGGCACCTTGCGCATGAAGGAAAAGGAACAGTGGCTGGACTTCCCGTACCAGACCCTGAAACTCACCAGCAAACTCACGCCAAAACGCGTCGACACCGAGCTGAATTTCGTCGGCGGCAAACTCGGCGAGTTGATGGTGCAGGCACAGCTCAATCCGCGGCCGAAAAACAAACCGTTGAGCGGCTCGTTCCGCCTCAGCGGACTGGATCTGTCGGTGGCGCGGCCGTTTGTGCCGATGGTTGAAAAACTCACCGGGCGCCTGAATGGCAGCGGCACGATTTCCGGTGGATTGCTCGCGCCGCTGGTCAACGGCACCGTGCAACTCAGCGACGGTGAAGTGTCCGGCGCCGAGTTGCCGATGGAACTGCAGAACCTGCAACTCACCGCGCTGATTGCCGGCGAATCGGTACGCCTCGACGGCGGCTGGAAAAGTGGCAAGAGCGGGCAGGGCAGCTTGAACGGTAACGTCGCCTGGGGTCAGGCGTTGGTGGTCGATCTGGCGCTCAAAGGCACGCAATTGCCGGTTACGGTCGAGCCGTACGCCAAGCTGGAAGTCGCGCCGGATCTGAAGGTTTCCATGGCCGGCGATGAGTTGGCGATTGCCGGTAAGGTACAGGTGCCGCGCGGCGAAATCACCGTGCGCGAATTGCCACCATCAACGGTGAAAGTCTCCGATGACACGATCATCGTCGGTGCGCAGACCGAAGAGGGCAAACCACCGATGGCGATGAAAATGGACATCGACGTGGTGGTCGGCGAAGACAAACTGGCCTTCGCCGGTTTCGGCCTTACCGCCAACGTGCAAGGTCATGTGCACATCGGTGACAACATGGACACCCGTGGCGAACTGTGGCTCAACGACGGTCGCTACAGTGCCTACGGCCAGCGCCTGCAAGTGCGCCGGGCGCGTCTGTTGTTCGCCGGCCCCCTCGATCAGCCGTATCTGGACATCGAAGCGATCCGCCAGACTGACGACGTGATCGCCGGTATTCGCCTCAGTGGCAGCGCCGAGCAGCCGACCACACAGATCTTCTCCGAGCCGGCGATGAGCCAGGAGCAGGCGTTGTCCTATCTGGTCCTCGGTCGTCCGCTGAGCACCAACGGCGAAGACAACAACATGCTCGCGCAAGCGGCATTGGGTCTGGGTCTGATGGGCAGCTCCGGGGTCACCAGCAGCCTGGCCAAGGATCTGGGTATTCAGGACTTCCAGCTCGACACGGCAGGCAGCGGCGATGCCACCAGTGTGGTGGCCAGCGGCAATATTACCGAGAAGCTCAGTTTGCGTTATGGCGTGGGCGTGTTTGAACCAGCCAGCACCATTGCGCTGCGCTATAAGCTGAGCAAGAAGGTTTACGTCGAGGCGGCGAGTGGCGTGGCGAGTTCGCTGGATATCTTCTACAAGCGCGATTTCTAA
- the lpxH gene encoding UDP-2,3-diacylglucosamine diphosphatase: protein MILLISDLHLEEERPDITRAFLDLLAGRARSASALYILGDFFEAWIGDDAMTPFQRSICQALRELSDSGTAIFLMHGNRDFMLGKAFCKQAGCTLLKDPSVVQFYGEPVLLMHGDSLCTRDVGYMKLRRYLRNPITLFILRNLPLSSRHKLARKLRSESKAQTRMKANDIVDVTPEEIPRIMQAFGVKTLIHGHTHRPAIHKLQLGEQAAKRIVLGDWDRQGWTLQVDESGYALAPFDFAPPLALPHG from the coding sequence GTGATATTGCTGATTTCAGACTTGCATCTGGAAGAGGAGCGCCCGGACATTACCCGGGCGTTTCTGGATTTGCTCGCTGGACGCGCCCGCTCGGCGAGTGCGTTGTACATTCTCGGCGACTTCTTCGAAGCGTGGATTGGCGACGACGCCATGACACCCTTCCAGCGTTCCATCTGCCAAGCCCTGCGCGAACTCAGCGACAGCGGCACGGCGATTTTTCTGATGCACGGCAATCGCGACTTCATGCTCGGCAAGGCCTTCTGCAAGCAGGCCGGCTGTACGTTGTTGAAGGATCCGAGTGTCGTGCAGTTTTACGGCGAGCCGGTGCTGTTGATGCACGGCGACAGCCTCTGCACCCGCGACGTCGGCTACATGAAGCTGCGGCGTTATCTGCGTAACCCGATCACGCTGTTTATCCTGCGCAATCTGCCGTTGAGCAGCCGTCATAAGCTGGCGCGCAAACTGCGCAGCGAGAGCAAGGCGCAGACGCGGATGAAGGCCAATGACATCGTTGATGTCACGCCGGAAGAGATTCCGCGGATCATGCAGGCGTTTGGCGTGAAAACCCTGATTCACGGCCACACCCACCGCCCGGCGATTCACAAGTTGCAGCTCGGTGAGCAAGCGGCGAAGCGCATTGTGCTGGGGGATTGGGATCGGCAGGGTTGGACGTTGCAGGTGGATGAGAGCGGGTATGCCTTGGCGCCGTTCGACTTCGCCCCGCCGCTGGCTTTGCCGCACGGCTGA